GTGGCTTCGCCGCGGCTCATGGCGCCTCGCGGGATCTCGCGCATCGCCGTTCGCGGATTGAGGGCGTCGAGCCGCGCATCCACGAGGCGGTTGAAGCCCATGGCCGCGCTGCGCGCCGACACCATGGCCACCATCACCCACAGCACCTGGCTCCAGTGGAACGGCGCCTCCCGCCACGCCAGCAGCGCGCCGGTGAGCGCAAACGGCAGCGCGAACACCGAATGGGAGAAGCGGACGAACGACAGGTAGGTGGCGACTTTGCTCACGGGAATCTTGCCTAGGTGCCTAGGGTGCCGCGGGTGCCTAGGGGGCCTAAGGTGCCTAGGTGCTGAATGCGAGACGCGTCAACGCCGCTCACCAGATGCTCTTCAATATCATCCACCGGCCCGGGGAGTTCGATGGCGAGAATCTCCGCTCGCTTGCCTGGCGTCAGGGAACCGAGCTCGTCGGCCAATCCCAGGGCGCGGGCGCCGACGAGGGTGGCGCTTTCGAGCAGCGCCGGCGCCGGGACATTCGGGGCAAGCCAGCGCATGGTCTTCAGCTCGCTGAACAGGTTGAGGTCCTCGACACTGGCCAGGCTGTCGGTGCCGATGGCCACGGCCACGCCCGACTGATAAAAGCGCTCGATCGGCGGCATGCCCACGCCGACCCATTGATTGCTTCGCGGACAGGTCACGAGCGTGGCGCCCAGCGCCGCGAGCCGCGCCAGCGCGGCGTCGTCGAACTGCACGCCATGCACCACCAGGGTCTTGTCATCGATGACGCCCAGGCCATCGAGGTACTCCACCGGCCCGCAACCGGGGATCGTCCAGTCGTCGCGCCACACGCCGATCAACTCCAGCATGCCCCGCCACGGTCCCGTGCCGGTGGCCAGCAACTCGCTCTCCTCGGCCGACTCGCCGAGGTGGACGCTCATGATCGGGCAGCCCGACTCGTTGACCGCTTTCCGAATGGCCCGGAACAACTCGGGCGAGGTCGAGTACGGCGCGTGCGGCGCCAGCGACACGCGCGTGGCGGCCGCCGCCCGCTCCGCGCGCGCGCGATCGATCAAGGCGCCATCACGTTCCCTGAAGCCGAGCAGCTCATGGAAGACGAGACCGTCGAGGCCGGCGTCGCGCATCGGCCCGGGCGAGGCCAGCGAGTTGCTGATGTCCCCCACCGCCACCGTTCCTGATGCCTGCAGTTCCCTGATGGCGGCCTTGAGCGGCCCGACCACCGCTGGATCATCGGGCCGCTCCACGCTCCGCCGCGTGGCGACCAGCTGCTTGACCCAATCGGTGAACTTCGCGGCAGGCGGTACGCGCCCGCGCAACCACGACAGCTCGAGATGAACATGGGCGTTGATGAGGCCAGGCAGGAGGACAACGTTCCCAAGATCGCGGGTGTCCTGAGCGCAGTCGAAGGACTCCCGACTCCCGGCAGAAACGATCCGTCCGCCGTGAACCGTGACGACGCCGTCTCTGATGGGAGGCTGGTCGATCGGGCAGACCCAGGCCGCCCGGTAGGCGGTCATGCGACCGGCGACGCCGGCGGCTGCGAGCGTTGGCGCTTGCCGGCGGCGCTGCGGGCGGGATAGTTCACGAGTTCCGCCGGCACCGAGTTATCGCCCGCCTCGCGCGCGGTCGACAGCTCCAGCGTGCGCGGGACCGCGTGCTCGCGGAAGAACGGGCCGCCCAGGATGTCGTAATGCATGTTGCGGCGCTTGGCGACGAAACCGGCGTCCTCGGCATTGCGAACAATCTCGACTTCGTCCATGCAGTAGCTGGCCCCGGCCGCCCGCACGACGTTCTCCTCGATCATCACGCTGCCCATGTCGTTGGCGCCGAACGCGAGGCTCAACTGGCCGACCTTGCCGCCCTGGGTGACCCACGACGCCTGCATGTTGTCGAAGTTGTCGAGGAACAGGCGCGAGATCGCCAGCGTGCGGAGGTACTCGATGCCGGTGGCTTCGACGCCGCCGCGCTCGGTATGCTCCGGTTGATAGCTCCAGGCGATGAACGCGGTGAAGCCGCCGGTCTCGTCCTGCACGGCGCGCAGCCGCGCCATGTGCTCGATGCGCTCTTCGTCCGTCTCAACGGTGCCGTACATCATCGTCGCGGTGGTCCGCAGGCCGGCCCGGTGCGCGTGACGCATGACCTCCAGCCACTCGTCGGCGCTGGCCTTATTGAAGCAGTTGAGCAACTTGCGGACGCGGTCCACCAGGATCTCGGCGCCGCCACCAGGGATGCTGTCGAGGCCGGCGGCAATCAGCCGGCTGATCACCTCGGGCACGGGCAGCTTCGACATCCGCGACAGGTGGAGCACTTCCGGCGGCGACAGCGCGTGCAGCTTGAAATCCGGGAAGCGCTGCTTCACCGAGCGGAACAGGTCCTCGTACCACGCGATCGGCAGGTCGGGATTGTGGCCGCCCTGCAGCAGCAACTGGATGCCGCCGAGCGCCTGCGTCTCTTCGATCTTCCGCGCGATCTCGTCGAAGCCCAGCACGTAGCCGTCGCCGTGGCCGACCTCGCGATAGAACGCGCAGAAGTTGCACCGCGCCACGCACACGTTCGTGTAGTTGACGTTGCGATCGATGATGTAGGTGACCAGGCCTTCGGGATGCCGGCGCCGCCGCACGCCGTCGGCCATGCGGCCCAGCCAGTAGGTGGGCGCGTGGCGATACAGCTGCAGCGCCTCGTCTGCGGTGAGACGGCCACCCGACTCGATTCGCTGCTCGAACGCCTTGAGATCCATGTCTATGGGTAGAAGTTGAGCGGCTTGAGGGCGGGGGCTAATCCCAGTTCGACGCCCAGTTCGTGGAAGCGCCGCAACCCGGCGGCTTCGCGCTCGCCTAATCCATTCTTGAGATTATCACGCAGATACCGCAACGCCCGCCCGGCGCGGCCGGCGTCGCCCTGGCCGGCCTCGTCCGCGATTCGCGACAGGTTGGCCACGCCGTGGTCACGGGCCGCCCGCAACGCGGCGCACTGCCCGGGCGATGCCGCGCCCTGGCGGCCGGTCCACATGGCGTACACGAACGGCAGGCCCGTGAGGGCGTCCCACTCGCCGCCCAGGTCGATCTTGAGCAGGCCGCGCGCGTCGGCGTCGATGGCCATCGCGGGGTCGCCAATCACCAGGGCGGCATCGGCGCGGGCCAGCATGGCGGTCACGTCCGGTTCGGCGGGCGTGAAGGCCGGGGCAATGCCCCACCGCTTGGCGCACAGGATGCGGGTCAGCGCCACCGAGGTCCGCGAACTCAGGTCGAGAGCCATGGTCTCGACCTGGTCGATCGGCTTCTTCGAGAACACGGCGACGGAGGCGACGTCGCCTTCGGACGCAATCGAGACGCCCGGCACCATCCAGTAGTCCTCGGCGCCCCGCAGGTATTCGATTGCGGGAATCAGGCCGAGGTCCACCGCGCCCTCGTGCAGCAGCGTCGCGCACTTCGCCGGCACGTCGAAGCGAACGTCGAACTGATCGGGATGGGCGTCGAGGCCATACACGAGCGGCTTCGTATTGAGGTACGACACCGCGCCCAGGCGGAGCCGGGTCATGCGCCCGTATTCCGTTCGCGCGGTTGAAAACCCGCCGCCGTGATGTTGCGCATGACGTCTTCAACGGAGGAGCGGCGGCGGCCCAACGATTCGTCGTTCACGACCGACACGCGATCGAGGTCGTTGGCGCCAAACGTCAGCGCCACCTGCGCCAGCTTCGGCCCGTACTGCGACCAATCCACTTGCACGTTCGGCACGCCGGGGAGGGCCAGCCTCGCCATCGCCACGGCGCGCACATCGTCGTAGCCCGTGGTCGGGACGGTGACCGACTGTTCGCGAGAGAGCGGTGCAATCGTGGTCAGCCAGGGAAACCTGGCGGCCAGCGCGCGCACCTGGATCAACATCGGGGTGCGCTCCACACCGCCGGGCTTCTGGAGCGACAGACAGCCGACCTTCAACCCCGCGTCCTGGCACGCCTGCAGCACGGCCCCGGCGTCGGCCAGGCGGTCGAGCGGCGCCTCGACCATGGCGTCGAGCCCGGCGCGCTTCAGCTGCGTCAGCACCTCTGCCAGGTCGCCCCAGCTTCGATCGACGATGTCGGCGAGCGAGAACCCGGTCACCAGGCAGCTCCCGGCGCCCGCCTTGACCTGCTCGACGAGCGCGATTGTCTCGGACAGTGTGGCCGGCATTTGGCAGATGCGAACTTCCCCCGCACCTGTTGCACCCGACGCACCTGAGGCATCCGCCTCCGCTCGCGAAATTTCCGGCGAGCTATGGCGAGACCTCGCCGTAGCGGCCTCCGGCCGCGAAGGCGGGCCCGATATTTCTTCCACCCGGACAAACGTCACGACGTCGCCGACGCGGGCGCGGCGGACCTCGTCGGCGAGCATGCCCAGCGACAGCACGTCCGCCGACGCCAGTTCGTCCAGTTCTGCAGGCGTCAACGCCTCGCCGGCGCGGGCCCGGTCGGCAATTGCCAAGTTGATGTTCACGGCTGGTGTCCCATCAGTTCCACAATCCTCGTCGCCAGCGCCAGCGCGGCGCGGCCCTGCTCGCCGGTCACCGCCGGCGCGCGGCCGTCGCGCACGGCGCCCAGAAAGTCTTCCAGCTCACCCTTGAGCGGCTCGTCGCCGGGCACTTCCAGCTTGCCGCCGCCGATCTTGGGCAGGCCGGTGGGCTGCGGCACCAGGCGCCACATCTCCACCTCGCGGGCCGCGGTGTCGATCGACACGTACGCGTCCTGCTGGAAGAAGCGAATCTTGCGGACCGGCTCGCGGCTGATCCGGCTGGCGGTGAGGTTGGCGATGCAGCCGTTGGCGAAACGCAGGCGCGCATTCGCGATGTCGATGCGCGGCGTCAGCACCGGCACGCCCACCGCCTCCACCCCTTCGACCTCGCTGGGCACCAGGCTCAGGATCAGGTCGATGTCGTGGATCATCAGGTCCAGCACCACGTCGATGTCGAGGCTGCGATCCGGGAACTGGCCGAGCCGGTGCACCTCGATGAAGCGCGGGTCCTTGATGTGCGGGCGCGCCGCCACCACCGCCGGGTTGAAGCGTTCGCTGTGGCCCACCGCGAACACCACGCCCGCCTTGCGGGCCGCGGCAATCAACGCGTCGGCTTCGGCAATGGTCTGCGTCACCGGCTTCTCGACCAGCGTGTGCACGCCCGCCTCAATCAACCGCATGGCGATGGCGGCATGGCGCTCGGTCGGCACCGCGACCACGGCGACGTCGATCTTGCCCGGCACCTCCCGCACGTCGGCATAGGCGGTGGTCCCGCGCTCCGCCGCGATCTGGCCGGCGCGCTCCTGATTGGTGTCGACCACGCCGGCGAGCGTCACGCCCGGCATCGACGCCAGGATGCGCGCGTGGTGCCTGCCGAGGTGTCCCACGCCGATTACGACCGCCCTCATCGCCCGCCTCCGCTATCGCTTCGGCGCGACAGGCTCCTGCCGACGATAGCAATGCCGGCTTCATTCGCCGACGCGAAGAACGCGTCCCGGTCGAAGATCAAGGCGCGGCCGGCGTCGAGCGACAGCACCTTGGCCCCGGCCACGCGCATCGCCTGGATGGTGGCGAGGCCGACGATCGGCACGTCGAAGCGCATGTCCTGGTTCGGCTTGGCCACCTTGATGATAGCGACCCCGTCGCCGGCGAGGTGCCCGGCCCGGCCGATGGTTTCGTCGGTGCCTTCCATGGCCTCCACCGCCACCACCGCCTGGTGCTTCACCGCGATGGTCTGGCCGATGTCGAGGCCGGCAATCGCGTCGGCCATGCGATAGCCGAACTCGAGGTCCTTGCGCTCGTTCTCGGTCGGCGCGCGCTTGCTCAACTGGCCCGCGCCGGCCAGCAGCGGCTCCAGGAACGCCGTGGAGTTGATCAGCTCAACGCCGTGCTCGCGCATCAGGTCGGCCACGGCGGCGATCAGCGCGTCCGTGTTCATCGCCTTGACCCGCGACAGCAGCGACATGGCCGTCATGTCGGGCACGAAGCCGCCGAAAATCTTGATGTGCTTGACCTGGCCGGCCATTACCGCCTGTGTCAGGCCGGCGTCCTTGAGGATCTTGAGAAAGGTGCCCAACTGGCCGATGGAGATCCAGTGCACCACGGCCTTGGGCTCGCGGGCGGCCGCCTCATCGAGCTCAGTCG
This genomic interval from Vicinamibacterales bacterium contains the following:
- the mqnC gene encoding cyclic dehypoxanthinyl futalosine synthase is translated as MDLKAFEQRIESGGRLTADEALQLYRHAPTYWLGRMADGVRRRRHPEGLVTYIIDRNVNYTNVCVARCNFCAFYREVGHGDGYVLGFDEIARKIEETQALGGIQLLLQGGHNPDLPIAWYEDLFRSVKQRFPDFKLHALSPPEVLHLSRMSKLPVPEVISRLIAAGLDSIPGGGAEILVDRVRKLLNCFNKASADEWLEVMRHAHRAGLRTTATMMYGTVETDEERIEHMARLRAVQDETGGFTAFIAWSYQPEHTERGGVEATGIEYLRTLAISRLFLDNFDNMQASWVTQGGKVGQLSLAFGANDMGSVMIEENVVRAAGASYCMDEVEIVRNAEDAGFVAKRRNMHYDILGGPFFREHAVPRTLELSTAREAGDNSVPAELVNYPARSAAGKRQRSQPPASPVA
- the lpxI gene encoding UDP-2,3-diacylglucosamine diphosphatase LpxI (LpxI, functionally equivalent to LpxH, replaces it in LPS biosynthesis in a minority of bacteria.), producing the protein MKIGLIAGNGRFPFLVLDAARSLGYDVTIIALKEEASTELDEAAAREPKAVVHWISIGQLGTFLKILKDAGLTQAVMAGQVKHIKIFGGFVPDMTAMSLLSRVKAMNTDALIAAVADLMREHGVELINSTAFLEPLLAGAGQLSKRAPTENERKDLEFGYRMADAIAGLDIGQTIAVKHQAVVAVEAMEGTDETIGRAGHLAGDGVAIIKVAKPNQDMRFDVPIVGLATIQAMRVAGAKVLSLDAGRALIFDRDAFFASANEAGIAIVGRSLSRRSDSGGGR
- a CDS encoding amidohydrolase family protein translates to MTAYRAAWVCPIDQPPIRDGVVTVHGGRIVSAGSRESFDCAQDTRDLGNVVLLPGLINAHVHLELSWLRGRVPPAAKFTDWVKQLVATRRSVERPDDPAVVGPLKAAIRELQASGTVAVGDISNSLASPGPMRDAGLDGLVFHELLGFRERDGALIDRARAERAAAATRVSLAPHAPYSTSPELFRAIRKAVNESGCPIMSVHLGESAEESELLATGTGPWRGMLELIGVWRDDWTIPGCGPVEYLDGLGVIDDKTLVVHGVQFDDAALARLAALGATLVTCPRSNQWVGVGMPPIERFYQSGVAVAIGTDSLASVEDLNLFSELKTMRWLAPNVPAPALLESATLVGARALGLADELGSLTPGKRAEILAIELPGPVDDIEEHLVSGVDASRIQHLGTLGPLGTRGTLGT
- a CDS encoding Gfo/Idh/MocA family oxidoreductase, yielding MRAVVIGVGHLGRHHARILASMPGVTLAGVVDTNQERAGQIAAERGTTAYADVREVPGKIDVAVVAVPTERHAAIAMRLIEAGVHTLVEKPVTQTIAEADALIAAARKAGVVFAVGHSERFNPAVVAARPHIKDPRFIEVHRLGQFPDRSLDIDVVLDLMIHDIDLILSLVPSEVEGVEAVGVPVLTPRIDIANARLRFANGCIANLTASRISREPVRKIRFFQQDAYVSIDTAAREVEMWRLVPQPTGLPKIGGGKLEVPGDEPLKGELEDFLGAVRDGRAPAVTGEQGRAALALATRIVELMGHQP
- a CDS encoding menaquinone biosynthesis protein, with amino-acid sequence MTRLRLGAVSYLNTKPLVYGLDAHPDQFDVRFDVPAKCATLLHEGAVDLGLIPAIEYLRGAEDYWMVPGVSIASEGDVASVAVFSKKPIDQVETMALDLSSRTSVALTRILCAKRWGIAPAFTPAEPDVTAMLARADAALVIGDPAMAIDADARGLLKIDLGGEWDALTGLPFVYAMWTGRQGAASPGQCAALRAARDHGVANLSRIADEAGQGDAGRAGRALRYLRDNLKNGLGEREAAGLRRFHELGVELGLAPALKPLNFYP